Genomic DNA from Penaeus chinensis breed Huanghai No. 1 unplaced genomic scaffold, ASM1920278v2 CTG_6996, whole genome shotgun sequence:
GATAGACATTATTCCTGTCTATCCAGTCGGGCAGCCAAAGACGAAGTTTGTCGAGTTGTTTACAAACCCTCGCGCGCCACACAAGGTTCAGAGGGAGCACAGAAGCTCTCTCGTGGAGTTGTGATGACGACACAAACTCGTCCCAGCCCACACTGTAGACCCATCGGAGAGCTTTATTCTGAATGATCTGTAgctttcttctgtttgtgtatgctgctagtgtaagtgtaagtggggagtatgtgagaagagggtgtatgatggctttgaacaggtgcagctTTGTGCGCGGGGCCGCACATCTAAATCGACGAAGCGACTGTAAGCCCTTTTTAGCCAATGCGGCTTTTttccaaatatgataatgaaatcttaGCATGTAATCGAACGTTACACCGAGCACGATGCAAGAGCGTGTTATTTGAAGAGGTGCTTGTAGTCTGTCGAAAGAGTTTAGGTGTATTGGATCGTAAGGAGGATTGTGTTTAGGGTCAATAAAGagaacttttgtttttgtcgcattagttttgataagccatttgtgctcccatctcgagacggtgtcaagctcgtcgttaattcgtcggacaacaccagcgagcgaattatgtctggctaagtgagtacagtcgtcggcgtaaaggagcgtcaatgaatcgggaaatgtggggtcagggaggtcgtttgtgtataatatgtatagtgttGGGCTGATTATGCTGCCTTGAGGTACACCTGCGTGCATTTGGATGGTGTTGgaaatttttcctttaaatttgagTTTTAGTTTACGGTCATCCAAGAAGCTGCATAGCAGCTTCTTGGTGCACGAAGGGAAATTAAATTTAGTGCACAGTTTGTACTTCAAGCCAGCATGCCAGACCGTGTCGAAGGCTCGCTCCACGTCCTTGGTTACGAGAACCGTCTTTAGtcttctgtctttgttgttaaGACAGTAATTGGTCAGTATAGTCAGTGCGTCATTAGTCGATCGGTGAGAGCGGAAGCCGAATTGTTTTGAGGAGAGTAAGTCATGATCGTCGAGATACCGCCTTAGTCGggagttaattattttttcaaaaattttgcCTAATGTCTCTAGTAAACTAATTGGGCGGTAATTCTTGGGGTCGGTTAGGTCTTTGTTTGGCTTAGGGATGAGGGCCACTAAAGCAGTTTTGAAAGGTGAGGGATAGTAGCCAGAGGCCAAGGAAGTGTTATAAAGGTACGTCATAGCTCGTAAAATGTTGTCAGGAAGGTGTATGAGTACGTCACGTCCGATCTGAGAGGAGCCCGGAGCCTTTCGAGGAaacctcattattatttgttttacctccTCCAGCAAGATGGGTGCACGGAGTTCGCATGTGTCGTCCAGATTATCCAGGTGGATAATCTGCTCTGGTTCTGTTTCTATCCTGTGGTCTTGGCTCCAGGTGTTGATGGATTGAAAATGTTcattaaagagagggtggggttcatgtggatagaaaacagtttgccagtgatcatgaaaaattttgataacctccacgggatctgaaatttggttgttgtccttgaggaggtgagtgaagggggggaaaTTGCTACCTTTTAATCGCTTAATTGATTGCCAAAATTCCCGTGGAGTGCGAACTCTCATagattctgtttgtttaattaaatTATGCCAATGAGTTTTGtggtcattatcaaaactatttatgACATGGTTTCTGAGGATAGTGAGGTCCCACCGAACTCGATGCAAGTggtttaaattttgaagaaaacggtTCCTGTAGCAGGTCAGGAGACGCTTGGTTCTCTCGCTTGGATAGAATGAAGTTCTGATTTTAAAGCGCTCTCGCGGAATAGCGCGGCGCATTGCTGCTGATATCCATGCGAAGAGATGATGCCAATGCCTATCTATTTCgagaatattttctctttcaaggttaaagttaaaattttgactggcaagataagatttaaagtcgtcccagtctgcttttttatacCTGAAggatgttgtttctttgttttgtataggtGTGGTAGAAAGTTTTATGATGATGGGTATGTGGTCAGAACCGAAGTTCGggccgggttgtgtgtgtgtgtggtaggggagaGCCGCTCTGTTCCCGAAAACGAGATCAGGGCGGCCCTTCCCTCTCGATGTGAATGAAGTGTAGAAGTCGGGTCCGATGTAGTGCAGTCTTTTTGTTTCGAAAATAGACAAGAGCTGTCTGCCGTGTGCGTTGCTGTTTGTGTGGTTAAGTGATGTGTGTGCTGCGTTAACATCCCCGGCAAAGAAGACTgggagattattataattaaatattttattgaaatcGTGAATGGGCAAGTTTGTTTGAGGTCTGATATAGGCAGTGGCAATCATTATGGGGCCCTGCTGGGTGAATAGCTTAATAGCCATGAAgtctggatgaatgaatggaggcgAGATGAATTCGAAATGAAAGGTGGATTTTACGAGAATGCAGGACCCTACACACCAGCCGTTTCGTGATTGTCTTGACGTGTAGCCGAAGTGTTTGATAGCATAGGAGTTAGTGATAGAGGTAGAGTTTAAAAGAACAACGTCAGGACTTTCCCGATCTAGGAAGTCGTAAAAGAGGCGTCTTACGTTATAAAACGATCTTACGTTCGCTTGGACGATTGTCAGCATGCCACTCAGAGTAGGTCGGGATGACGGTGACctacttttcgtggcgtttgctgctcacGGAAACGCGGCCGAGGACGAGCCCCAGACTGGGTCTCTTCggggtccgggagggactcctgagagagggagacatggcattctcgggaatcggcggaccaattcccgacgCTACCATGTCCCCCAAGGTTTCCCCTGACGGGGAGGACGGGAACTGCGTCCCCAGGGGGAACGGGCAGCGCGGCAGCCCCCTCTTCGACCTCAGGACCGAGGTCGATGCGAAGGCTATCGTCGCTGCTGCTGTCCCCAATTAAGGTGTCGtcatgacgacgacgaggagcgGAGGGCTCCGGGTTTTCCGTGAGCAGagggtcttttttgtcttttttctggtgAGTGTTTAGTGGTGAAGGAAGTTTGCGTTTGTgatcatttgtgttatttgtaGTTTTTTCTTGTGCAGTTACTCTGGGtttgcgttgtggttgtggttgtgaaagtacatgtgagtgtgaggtagagggctgtggtgctgtggtgggcgccactctagcctcggtgtttgtgtttgtttgtgtgtgatactcTGGTATGTATAGGTTTTCGTCTTCGAAGATCTCCTCAGGAATCACAATACTGGGGAAACCGTTTTTCTGTAGTAGTATTGGGAGTATGTTTGTGAATTTCTTGGcgttgtatttggcagctattaaagctacgtgtagtatggTTTGTATTTTGGGGTTGTTGTTTGGTATGAGGGTGTTGTTTGGGGGGAATTGAGGTGGAAGAGGCATTGTGTTTCCTGAGGGAATCGTGTTGGGGCGTTTTGTAGTGGGTGTGGATGTTTGTAAGGGTCGGAGTGTTGAGGCGTAGGttgggttgttgttttgtttttgtgcttgtctttttgttttgatgattTCTTTGCGTTTGGGGCAAGACCCACTGACGGCGACATGCTGGCCCTCGCAATTGCAACATTTGGTGGTCTTGTTGCATGTGGCATAGAAATGACCGAGGTCACCACATCTGCTGCATctctgttcgtgtgtgcatgtgtgttttgtgtggttgaaGCGGTAACATTTCAGGCACTGGTCAACCAGAATAAAGCTCTCTGGTTCCAcattataggtggggacggatgtgttgaacatcattatcccaCGAGTTaggagcttctgtgcctcttcaggcgcaGAGCAGCGGATTTTAACTATGCGTGACTCAGGGGGTTTGTAAATATCAAggacagtgacatcgtttttagCCGCGACCTCCGCCTGGATAGACTCGCACGATCGTGGCAGGATTGTCTTGTCGATCTTTTtagccacgaccgtgcatttggCCTTAGTCTCAGGGGAAGGTAAGGGTTTAAAACCTTGTTCGAGGAGTTTCCTTTGgccagacgaggagagaaagggggtcagTTGTTCAGGCTTAGCAACAACAACTTTGTAGCCATTGTGAACCTTGAAGCAGTGAGTTACAGCAACTTCTGTGAGGGagaagattttctggagagccacctcacaggagataggCTCCCCAGAATATGATAATTTGATTACGTGACCCATGACATAGcgcgagggtgatgatgatgggtgagggagggaagtctaGCAGGGCTAATTGACAGGGCGATGAAAGGGCGGATTGCGGTATCAAAAAGGGAGACACACCGGGCAATAAGCAGTCTTTGtatgttagggccggtcggggttgaaccctgccgaacgggaaTTAACCCTTATgcgttcggccggcacctcgcagcaAAACTGcaaattgccacagtgcttcgtatttttaattataagcaCTCTGGCCTATAATTAAAAATACTAGCCTCAAAGCAAGTAGTGTGcaataacacccaaagttatcacacaaggccaaggtcgtctttgcgtggggtgtcaaacaATCTCTCTACAAAGAAACCAcgcaaaaaccttgggacctagaggtcctgagagcccttCTGAATTTCGGCTCGACCGAGATCGGGTAAGGCTACCGCCGCGCCCCGTCTGCGTAGCGGCGAGGCGGCCGACTCAGATGAGCGCTCATCTTAACTGACCGCTGTGCAAATACAAACTCGCCTAGGCCTTGTTATTGACAAAAGCTCACATGTAAAATACTTTCAATTGATCGGGCCTTAGTAGTTTGTCCCAAGCTTCAACTTGGAATTGAACATAACGTCACCGAGGCTGCATTACAGGACCTGACATGTGCCGTATCTCTGGCAATATTTACCCAGTCAAAATAGGCGGGGTTAAGCCAGACTCTCGCAGCCACACGCGACTCCGCtaggtctcgctcgctctcctataAATTGACGTCTTGAGCGtgttcgccctctctctctctcgccctccgcaTTTGTACCTAATACTGTGCACCGGCTCTCCATTGCTCGGCGTAATTGCCCTTTTGTGCCACCATTGGTAGTGTGCACCGGCGATCATCTACTCGGCGTAGTTGCCCGCTTTGGTGACGCCGATATTAGAGAGCACCGTCATTCCCTGACTCGGCGTACTTGCCCTCTTGGGAAACAGACGCCATATCTCCTTGCATAGTTGCCTTCTGGGAACTATCATTGGCTTGAgtgccttcttccccttccaagGACGCAGTTCGCTCCTTTCTTTTTGAGCTGTTTCTAAACACATGATTggtcttttcgttttgttttggtttttggcCTCTTCATTTTAGAGTCCCCTCCTAAGTGAAGGTGAACCTCGCGGGCAGTGCCACAAGAGGGGCCATTAGATGGCTGCTTTAAGCTTAGGAGAAGGGTTTTTTCTCATAGGGTTAGgattcttttcccttttgctttagaTAGGGAGAAGAATTAGGCAGGGAAGAGAGCCAtcttagtttgttttgttttttacaacCATGGTAAGAGCGAAGAGAGCTCCCAAAGGGAGCACAAACAGTGCCAGTTCTGACGGGACTGCCATTGCCCATGCAGGTAGCGCTTCTACAAGAGCCTCTCCTGCGGACAAGGATCACTCCACTGACACATCCAAACATACTGAGGATGCTTCCACGGATCAAATTATCGAAACCCCTATCACTCCTCCAGATTTGACACAGAGATTTGTCATCACACCTTCCTCAGATTTCTCCACCTCTATTGAAGCTCTCCTTGCCCTAGAAAAAGAGAACCCAGCCTTACAGGTTTCCACCAAGGTAACACAGCAAGGAGATTTCATTCTGCAAGCTAAGAATGAGGAAACCTTTCATATACTAGCAAACACCTCCATTCTTAATTCGGGAAAGAGCATCACTCTACTCCCCTACAGCCCCCCTCCAAAACGAACAAAAATGGTGTTAGAAGGCTATCCACATGGATTTCCCATGGATAGACTCTTAGAGCACCCGCTAATTGAAACGGCCTCCCGACTTAAATTCAGGCCTACCAAAGAAGAGACTAGGCAAGTACTAGTCACTATCTTAGGGGAACCAATCCAAGAGATCTCCCTGGGCATCTTTGGCACTTTCTCCCTAAGAGAATACTACTCTGAACCGCTGAGATGCACCAAGTGCCAAAAGTTCGACCACCACTATTCAAAGTGTAAGGCCAAACCAAAATGTGGCATTTGCTCAGGGAACCATGCCACTGACATCTGCATGGAAAAACTAAAGAATGGAGATAAACCTCCTGCCAAATGCCCAAATTGCGGAGAAGGACATCACGCATGGAACCCAGCATGTGCAGAGAGAATCAGCAGGCTGAAACTACCTACAGCTATCAATGCCAAACAGGGAAAGGAACCCCGCATCTTCAAAAGGAAGCTTCACACATGGGGAAGCTCCACACAGACAACCACTCCGTCAAATGCTGATTTTCCCCTTTTAAAGGAGGCTTCTCTCACCATCAACCAGCCAAATTTACAAATCATGACGGATCATCCCCCTTCAAAAGAGGCTGTGTTGAACCAGCCTCTCAACTCTTCAACAGTCCCTTGCTTCAACTGTGGACACAATCAGGCAGGAAAAGAAGCATCCCTTCTGGCCTCCTTTATCCAAATAGGGTTGTCTCTCATGGGCAAACAAGGCAACCATAACATCATTCAACAGGCCGCAACTCAAATATTAGCAAGAGCTACCAACATGCCGTCCAATAAAGGTGATCCTCAAACGGAAAATATCCCGAAGACAAACAGCCCAAATTCTTCACCCTTGGAGACCGAAAAGTCGTGTGATCGCACTGCAATCACTTCCATATCGGCTGGCCCCATCAAGGAAAACAGTAAAACAATCAAAACAGCCACATCTCAGATCCCCAACATTAACCAGGAGACACAAAGTCTTACTGCTAAAAGAACCAGACGCAGACGTGCCCGAAACCCATCCTCAGGAAGTGACAAATCCTCTATTGTCTCTGACATAGACCATGAGGAGGTAAACATCGACTCCACTTCACCTGAAAACAATGGAATCTCACTCACATATGACAAATCAGCCATCTTGATTACCTCAGAAGGATCTCCACCTATCCTCCACATACCTGAAGGAAAAAACACAGTAAACAAGTATGAAACTATCCAATATGAAGACTTCGACACAGACCaagaaataaatattgaaaatgaataataataacaatcaacagTTAAACAAGATCAACATACTTCAGTGGAATATCAATGGGTTACAGAAGAATCTGCCATTGTTAAGCCTTGCTGTAGCTGAACAGAGGTTTGATATTATCATCTTACAAGAAACTCTCCTCAAATCTCACATTTCCCTCAGCTCCTACACAGCCTTCCATGAATACCATACCACTGGACTAAACCGTGGTATTTCCATCCTTATTAAATCAGAAATATATGCAGAACCCATTACCACAACTCTCCCCTGTGGCCCAGAAACCGAATTTCAAGGAATTTCAATAGCCTTGCAAGACATGCATCTACAAATCTTCAACATATACAGACCACCTAGAGACAGTGCCAAGTTAAAAATAGATCATATTTTTGCTGCTGTCGAAAATGCGCCTTCAGTCTTATGTGGAGATTTCAATGCCCATCACGTTATCTGGAATGATCCAGCCTCTAACTCTGCGAACAAGATATGCAGAACAGGTCAACACCTAGCCCACTTGCTCCACAGTTTCCCTAATGTATCTCTGCTCAACTCAAAGACTCAGACACATATTAGGGGAGGAGTCCTTGACCTCACTTTCCTTACCTCTGACATTCTCCCAACTGCTTCATGGGATActcatcccttccttgcctccgaTCACTTCGCCACCATAACTACAATAGATATACCTCGTCTACAGCCACCTCCTCTCATCCCGAGATGGAATCTCAAACGTGCAAACTGGCAGCAATTCACAGAATCAATCGATAAATGGTCTTCCACTTACACTCCAGCCGAAGATCTAGACTCTCTAGAAGCAGATATAGTAAAAGCCATTCACGATGCTGCCAATGTTTCAATACCAGTCATCACATCAATTCCATATACACGAAAAAATAAATGGTTCCACAATGATAGAATTAGAGAACTAAAACATCGTCTTCTACAACTCAGGAAAGCTCTCAAGCAACATCCTTCTCCCACCCTGCTTGAAAACTATAGAGCTGCCATACGGTTAATAAAAGCAGAGATCCGAGAAATCAGGTCAAAAGCCTGGCTACAATGGTGCGAATCCATCAATGCCCACACATCTCTTCATGATTTGTGGAAGAAAATCAATATTGCTGCAGGCAAATACAAGAAACAACCATGCCATCCCCACGCACAAGAGATTGCTGAAGACCTGATCAAAACTTTCAAAGAAAGAGGAGATTCGAACATGCTTTCGCCTTCAACCATAGCAAAACTCACCTCTTTAAAACCTGAAAGACTTGAAAACATCACTTTATCAATAAATAAAGTTTCGGAGACTGATAAACCCTTTGCCTTAAATGAGATGCAAGCTGCAATTAAATCAGGTATAGACACCGCACCAGGGATAGACAAAATATCGTACTCCATGATTAGACATCTCGGTCCTCAAGCTACGCAATTACTCCTGCTTCTATTCAACAAATCATTAGAGGCCGGCCTCCTTCCTAAAGCTTGGAAAGTCTCAGATATCCAACCCATTCCAAAAGCAGGAGTTGAAAAAGCTTTCCGTCCAatatctctcctttcctgcctCAGCAAGACCATGGAAAAGGCCATCTTAAGAAGGCTGAGATTCTTGATTCCCCGCCCTCACAAACACTCTTTCGCCTACTGCAAAGGGTTTGGAACCAGAGACAATCTTGCCACAATACACAGCCTCACAGATGGCAAGGATTCCATCATCGTATTTATAGACCTTGAGAAGGCCTTTGAGCTTGCAAACAGGGAAGCCATCATCAGCACCCTTGCCTCAAGAGGAATAACAGGAAAAATACTTAAATGGTGCAATGACTACCTCTACGAAAGAAAAGCCCGAGTCAGGTTCCAAGGCCACCTATCTAGCTTTATGCAATTTGAGAATGGTACACCTCAGGGTGGCATCCTAAGTCCATTCCTTTTCAATATAATAATTGCAGAGTTACTCTCCATACAGACTCCACCAAACTCCCACATTCTTGCATATGCGGATGACATTCAATTAATTACCACAGGAAATGCTAGACTCATCAACGCCCAACGTTCCCTCGACCTCTTAGCCGCAAAATGCAAAGAACTAGGCCTCAAAattaacacaaataaaacaaaagcaatgcAATTGAGGCGATGTATCCCTAACCAACACCTTTACATTCGTACACAACAAATAGAATGGGACACACAATACAAATGTTTGGGAATCATCTTTAACAACAAATGCGATTCCTCTGATCATTTACGCCATGTCTTACAGAGAACGAAGTCTAGAATCAACGTGCTACGAAGACTCTCAGGCACAGACATAGGCGCAGGCTATCAAGTTCTCCGTATCTTTTACATCCACGCAATCCGCTCCATCATCGATTATAGTGCAATATCCCTGTATAACCTCTCTCCTGAACAAATTTCATCTCTTGAGACAATACAAAACAAGTGCATGAGGGTTATCCTCGGTGCCCCACGATGGACTCGTATTGACAACCTCAGGCAAGAAACCAATCTTGTTTCCCTTAAAACTAGGATAAAGCTCATGGTTGCAAATTATGCCGGAAAGAGTATCTCAAGAACATACGCGTCGGACACAGACTCAGTCTTACGAAACATTGTCTTCAACCCACAGAACTTTCCTCTCCACAATATGCCATGGCACAGTGAATTCTTTGATTCCTTGGACGATCTCAACCTCTTACAAGTCATCAAAGAACGAGGAGTCGACAAACCACACCACGCCTATACCTCACCAAAACCATGGGAATCTCCAAAAGTCATTTTCATCACAAATAGCATTCCAAGATCTAAGGCACTAGCCTCCCCCACAGACATCAGAAATCTTGAACGCCAAGTCAACTACCTTGAACAGCAACATGATCTCGCTGTCATATACACTGATGGATCAGTTGACATGCAATCCAACAGGGCAGGCTCTGGTTTTCTTTACAAAGATCATATATTCAGCAGCAGGATTAGTGACGGTTCTTCCTCCCTCCAAGCTGAGCTGTATGCCATCCAAGCCGCTCTGACCCACGCCCTTCTTCTCGAAGAAAAGCAAGTACACATACTAACAGACTCCCTCTCTGCTATCCATGTTCTGCAGCAAGAATCAATAATAGATAACGTATCCCTTATCACTGCCGTTCACTTTAAGATCAGACAGCTAAACGACCAAGGAAAGTTAATATCCTTCATGTGGATCCCTGGACATGTTGGATTACAAGGTAATGAGATCGCAGATAAGGCAGCTAAGAGGAGTCTGCGACAAGACCACATCAAAGTCATCAAACCCAGTCTCAGCAAAATGAGAATACGTGCCAGGGAAACAGCTCAAGAAATATCCAGGATTCAACATCAAGTCTGGGTGCAAGCAGGAGCAGCTTCAGCAACGTGGTACAGCATAGCCACTGATTACAGCCAAATCACCATTCCTAAGGCAATGTCCAGACGAGATGCTGTTATCATACACAGGCTTAGACTCGGATACAGGTGCAACTGGGAGATACAATTCCGAGTTCCAAAGGCTTGCACACATTGTAATGAAATCGTCGTAGAACCTCTCCTTCATTATATTCTAGAATGCCCTGTCTTAGATGTAATAAGACCACACAGATTTCGAGAGTCTCCAGGTATCCCTGTTGAAGAAAAGATGAGGTTAGCTGCCCTTTGCACCAAAACAATTCTAGAATCTGAAGATGCCTTCAAAACAGTCTCACTTTTTCCTCCACCAAGATAATTTGATTTGTATGATTAGCACATGTGCAAtgttatatgtttctctctcctaaTTAGGTATAAGTTTAAAAGATATCATGTAGATTATTTCAAGAAGCTAAATGAGCATACATAAAGTcagatttatttatacactttttaTGTTATACCTCACACATATGTTCTAATTTCATTATGCATTATATAATTTCTTAGCTTATTATGTTGAATGTAAATAACGTCCTTATTCACATTGATGTAAAAAACAAAATTGTAAGCCTAATAAACAAAAACCGGGTGGCAAAAGCTAAActcggtataaaaaaaaaaaaaaaaaaaaaaaaaaaaaaaaaaaaaaaaaaaaaaaaaaaaaaaaaaaaaaaaaaaaaaaaaaagcgagatcgCGTTTCATATCTGTATAGATACAAACTCGCACAATGGCACGTACCAAGCAGACTGCACGTAAGTCTACCGGAGGCAAGGCCCCCCGCAAGCAGTTGGCCACCAAGGCAGCACGTAAGTCTGCCCCTGCTACCGGAGGTGTCAAGAAGCCCCATCGTTACAGGCCCGGAACTGTAGCCCTTCGTGAGATCCGTCGTTACCAGAAGAGCACTGAGCTCCTGATCCGCAAGCTGCCCTTCCAGCGCCTGGTCCGTGAGATTGCCCAGGACTTCAAGACTGACCTCCGCTTCCAGTCCTCTGCTGTCATGGCTCTGCAGGAAGCCTCCGAGGCTTACCTGGTCGGCCTCTTTGAGGACACCAACCTCTGCGCTATCCACGCTAAGAGGGTCACAATCATGCCTAAGGATATCCAACTTGCTCGCCGTATCCGCGGAGAGCGCGCCTAAGGTTTTGATTGCATACCTGCAACACAAAATCATAATCCTCGGCCCTTTTCAGGGCCTAAAGATTGTCTCCAGAGAGATGAAATTAAGACAAGTAGTGTAAAAGTTGTCAATGTACACAA
This window encodes:
- the LOC125024850 gene encoding histone H3, with protein sequence MARTKQTARKSTGGKAPRKQLATKAARKSAPATGGVKKPHRYRPGTVALREIRRYQKSTELLIRKLPFQRLVREIAQDFKTDLRFQSSAVMALQEASEAYLVGLFEDTNLCAIHAKRVTIMPKDIQLARRIRGERA